The DNA region TATATTTCATTTGAAAAGTTGTGATAACCAAAGAGTGAAATAATTACTCAATAATCAAAGTGTTTCAGTATTTACTGAGTGAAAATGATTGCCAACGTAAACTTCACAGAATATGTTTATAGCATTATTTTCAATCAGACTGTTTTTGTCAAAAGTGATCCTGGAACACAAAAGCAATCTTAAgtaacaggtatatttgtagcaatagcaaaaaaaaaaaaaaaaaaaaaacattgcatgggtcaaaattaacaatttttcttttattccaaaaatcattggaatgttcatgttccatgaagatattttgtaaatttcataccataaatatatcgaaacttagtatgtattgctaagaccttcatttggacaactttataggtgattatctcaatattttgatttttttgcaccctcagattccagatttttagttgtatcctggccaaatattgtcctatcctaacaaaccatatcaatgggaagctttcagattatgtttaaatctcagttttgaaaaattgacccttatgactctttgttttgttttttctttctctgtggtccagggtcacaaatgatgctAAAGTGTGAAAATATGCATAACAAACTGATTTTAGACTCCGCTTGGTTCTGTGTTTGCCAAGTAGCAGATATGTTTGTTCATGACAGAATTCTAatgttataatataattaaatgatGGACACTGATTACAACAGGAAGTCCACAATTATCTCATTATGCCTATCCTCagaatgagagagagaaataAAGAGAGATCGAGCCATGACTACAGCCAAGCatgaaaatgtaatttgttgTGCAAATAAAGGATGGTTATGCTCATTGTTGCATATCAAGCTCTGAAAAGCCAACAAAAGCTAAGTATGCACTTTAGACTAACCTGTTCTGAGATCAGATGATGTGTAGTTAACTAGGCTAATGTTTCTTTCACATGATTTGCATCAGAGCTTCAACACAATCAGTCTCTCTGCCCTCTTTGTTTAATTTTTGCACCGGCGCCCACATAATGACATGTAATGCAAATTGGTTAATAATGATTGGCTTTGCTGCTGTCATTAGTTACTCGCACTCAACCGGTGTGATGTCTTGAAAAGGGAAATGTCGATGCTACTCCTTTCAATATAATGAATAGCAACTTAAATTGCattctctttcacacacaaatCTAATGTTTGGAccattttggagcttgacagtccCTGGTCACCATTCATTTTCATTGCATGGAAAAGAGCAGGGTGAACATTCTGCCTAATGCTGCCATCGTGCttaccaggcctgcatttatttgatccaatgtacagcaaaaataaattttaaagcatttttactatttaaaataactgttttccatttgaatatattttaaaatataatttattcatgtgatgaatagctacattttcagcatcattactccagtcaccttatcctttagaaatcattttaatatgctgatttgttgttcaaaaaacatttattatcattattattcatatgatcaatatttaaaactttgaTAATAGAGTagtttctttgaagaatagaaagatccaatcagcaatctgaaataaaaagcttttgtaaaattgtacactataccattcaaaagcttggagtcagtatgattttttttattttttttttaactgatcaaaagtgatgataaagacattaataatgttactaaatatttctctttcagataaatgctgttcttctgaactttttattcatcagacaaaccttaaaaaaattctactcagctgttttcaacaataataataaatatttttaagcaGTAACTtgaaatattagaattatttaaggatcatgtgactggagtaatgatgctaaaattcagccttacattttaaaatatattcaaatagaaaatagttatttataAAGTCAAATACTTAAAAaggttactgtttttgctgtactttggatcaaataaatgcagactcagtgagcagaatagacttctttaaaaacatcaaaattctGCATTGTCTTGTGCTTACAGTAATGCATATTTGCGTATATAAATACTGCatattgtatgtattttacaCAGCAAAAATTAATTTGTCAACAAGGTAACTATCTAGATAGTGCTGCTAGTGTATACCATAatgctaccctggaaatccagaggtctcgcgagagcacaatttgaattgtctttgcaagacactctggcatcgagcaatgatgcaggttactgcaatacgtaagcaattgtgggaaccaatcaaatcggtgtatctgatgtaggcgggccagaggcgagctaagctgatgatgacatcactgcgacgtccgaatcatatagtaatctttgaaagatcgctgtcgctacagatgaacaacaagttgtttgaaacggctttggccgctacaatgaacgagttagacttggctttccatataaaagaggaacagaaaaccgaaaactcgaatcgttcctttgcaagaaggacgtttttgctgttttgccaactggatacggcaagagtttaatctatcagttcacgagttcacgcttacaattagccggagaatagtagtgcatgtttggcgtgctgtccggtaaagggctccgagctcgggagtggcccgaacccagagtacgttaccccccaataggagtagcgagaactcggagtgatgagatggggtggtggaggtttactgataaaccatcgagtgaattgaggtgagtcagctgtatttaaacctatggcgctgattgacttgtgatgtttacgctaagcatctgacgcgcttctcccgaactttgttaatgaaacatcatttagctctgctggtagctaagcatgtattgttgtgattggtcgtggcgttatccaattgcgtgcagttagagtttcaaatgcatgcttggtgccgcccctcgagttaggcagttttcattgctcgatcccagacccttacagtgtgttcacacggggcgtaagcgtcaacgcttaacggaaggcgtggctgacgtttatggtcatagcagcgtcagccaatgaaatgctgctcttgaacaggatgaacatgattggctgccgcctggccactgtatttgcatagagcgatcttattggctgacgcggcgcttcactggcgttgctcgcggcagaagttgaaaatttctcaacttctgccgcgagcagaATTTTTGTATTTCCtttttttcggttttctgttttagtctttaatggtaaaataaaaaaatatatattaatcaaaaacatgtctaattaattgaaatcatgaaacaatttaacagcaatttattaaaagtttaacaaaaattaaatttaaggccctataaaatactttttattttttgataatttaattaaattttttaataaattttgtgttttccattaattttctggattccattttaattgtttttattaaattttaataatcaaaagcatgttaATTAATTGATTTGATGAAGAATTAGttcataattttattattattatttattttatttttttcagaaatactatgTTGTGTTACATTTTTCTGGTACATAATTTATGGCAAATATTTTTTCTGGTGGGCAAATTCTGTGATAGTTGGCGGTATAcagtaaatttaatttttatgactggattctgcaatTCCGTCCACGTTTTTCGCATCGCTGAAATCATAATACCCTGCGTtttacatttcattaaaaatccGCTGGATATCTACAATCTTCTATAGGATTTCTCCAAGAAATAGGAAGTGTCCTTCGTGTTTCCTATTCTTTCGGACAACAAAGCACTTGAACGCATCATAATTGTGACTTATAAATGGGAAGTAGAAGTAATGAGGGTGAGTTTTCCTTTAAGAATTTAGATGGATGTAATGGATGGAATGTGAGGAGCTTTTCAGACAAATCAAGAACTGTTGTGCGGTGACATCAGTGAGCTCTGTGTGTGCTAGTGTGTCTGTATTCAGAGCATCTATAGATTATCCATAGAACACTCAGATCAATGGGAGACCGTTCTGCAAGCCTGCTACCCATGacacacacaaataaaacacTACAGTCTCCAAGACGGACTGATCGCATTCTCATTATAAGCCATTGCAGGTCTTGATCAATGGCCACCCCCAAAGGAACATCTATAATTGGATGCACTGCAAATCCCTCAGCAGGGTCACAGTATCATTTCACCCACACACTTACTTTTATCTCTTTCCTAGTATTTTTAACTACAGAAAAAGTCAAATAACAAAGAGAtcgctgttttatttttaatcaagtcTGTCAACGCTCTTATAAATACTGTAGATGTAAAGGTCTGTGTTCTCAGAGGAATATGATGTTGCTCTATAAGAGTCACTGTTTGGgatttaaggattagttcacttccagaacacaaatttactgataatttactcacccccttgtcatccaagatgttcatgtctttctttttttcagtcgcaaggaaattatgtttttctgaggaaaacatttcaggaatgttctccatataatggacttctatggtgcctgtgagtttaaacttccaaaatgcagtttaaatgcagtttcaaagggctcttatCGACTCTTGTGTCTTATCTAtgaaaacgattggttattttctaaaaaaaaaagtttacaatttatatactttttaacctcaaatgctcatgttgtctagctctgtgatgcacatgcatactctgttctccaacttcaaaatcatcctacatcgctgcgaAGTACTGGCCCAGTGTTTACAAGTGAacaggtcaaacgccctttacaaaaaagtggTAAAACAGTAGGGGTGTAAGAAAATATCGATACACGTGTGTAACGTGATTTTTTGTTTGGCAATACGGTATTGATTGACCGCTAAACTGCAGTCTTCATATCTCTGAATTTTAACAGACAGGAAATACTAGCATAAGGGCATGCCACTAATGTTAGCATTAATGGAGGATGAAAGAATAGTTCCTGTTCCAGCCAAACTGAAAAACTTGCGAAATCCAAAACAAAAAGGTTCTCAGAATGTCTAAtatctgtatttattttattgttttacaattattttgttttctttaggAATCCTTAATTGATATTAAGCAGATGTAATTaagttcagttaaaaaaaaattctgaaaatgtaTGTTGCATGATAAATGCAAATTTATGAAATCCTATTCATAAAATATGAAATTTCCCAATATATCGCTTTGCTTACAGTATAGCAACATATCGTATCGCAACCCCTGtatcgtgatacgtatcgtatcgCCAGATTCTTGGCAATACACTACCttataaaacagcgatgtagggcgattttgatgttataggagaaaatgagatgggattttTTCTACATACCCCAACTGTCTTAAAACTGGAGttcacagagtatgcatgcacatcacagagctagacaagatgagcatttgtgattaaaaagtgtataaatggtttttttttttttttttttttagaaaatatcctaacgttttgctagataagactcttcttctttggctgggatcatttagagccctttgaagctgcatttaaactgcattttggaagttcagactcacatgcaccatagaaatccactattttgagaaaattcctgaaatgttttcctcaaaaaatataatttcctttactaataaagaaagaaagacatgaacatcttggaaagagtgaactaatcctttaagtgaaACCCttgtctttaaaggggtcatcggatgcaaaactcacttttacatgttgtttgaacattaatgtgtgttggcagtttgtgtacacaaccaccctacaatgataaaaatccacccagtggtattttttaatctttaaaagtagtatctcctttttaaaatcaggtcattcttagcttcttgtcggtgtgacaacacacagacagaggccgctcccacaatagttgattgacatgagcgccttacctaagacccgccctcaccgagctgaaacagtccgactctgatcgccattgtgtcgactcagttgcaggggaagacaagaatgtctccgattgagcgcttgaggtgttctgttgctagatgtaataatgaacataacagtcgtcatttactcccgacatatgagccgctgaagacgcagaggattaatgttactttcattttttaaagaaaagcgcagatcccgatgtgtgtttgtatgttcgtgtgaatcattcgtgatgcagatTCGCCTCAAGCAGAACTGAgtttaagggttttttatgcatctttgcaaatggccttccttgataatgtgctagttagcaagtttcccagctaaacgcggctaaagtaaacattacggttcgtcatcccacggcagagaggggcggggtgagcaaagctcattagcatttaaaggaacatgcaacagaatagctcactctaaaaagggctgattttgacaaggtaaaaagagtgtttttttacactacccttaagaaattttaaccaaagtgtgacatagacttctcattaggaccctaaaaaatcatatcaacctgtggaaaatgggcatccgatgacctctttaaaatttttacactttatattctCATTATTTCTGAAATAACTGTTATAGCCTCTATAGTGTCATAGCTGCTGAAATGCATGCTGAGTGTCTCAGGGGTGTGCACGTCTAATTTAGATGCGCCTCTTTGTTATTTTCAGACTCCCAAGATGCTTTGCTGTGTGGCGCTATCCTGAGGTGGCCAATGTCGTCGGCTCTCTTTGACATGCCGTGGTGGCAGGCGCTCTTAAACTCCACCCTCAGCCTCAATCAAAGCAACAGTAGTTTGTTCCTGCTTGATGTCCCCTGCTGGCAATCAAGCGCCATGACACTCACACTAGTGCTGTGCTACTGCCTGGTGCTTATTTTGGGCTTGCTTGGTAACATCCTCCTCATTTGCATTATTATGCACCAGCGGGACCCTCCTAACGTCACTAGCATCCTCATTGCCAACCTTTCGGTTTCCGATATCCTGGTGAGTGTGTTCTGCCTTCCCTTCACAGTGGTTTACACGCTCATGGACCACTGGATCTTCGGAGCGCTGCTATGTCGCCTAATGCCGTTCGTGCAGTGCGTGTCGGTGACAGTTTCAGTTCTGTCTCTGGTTTTGATCGCACTTGAAAGGCACCAGCTCATCCTGCATCCATCCGGCTGGAAGCCGAGCGTCCCGCAGGCGTACATAGCCGTCTTGATTGTGTGGCTGCTGGCCTGCGTGACATCATTACCTTTCCTGGCATTTCACTTGCTCAGCAGTGAGCCGTACAGTCTGCTGCCTGCGCCGCTCAGCCAGCTGCAGGCCTGTCTGGAAGTCTGGCCCTCTCAGCAACACAAACTAGCCTACACCACCAGCCTGTTACTATTCCAGTACTGCTGCCCGCTGCTACTCATGCTGCTTTGCTATCTTCGCATCTTCCTGCGGCTGCGACGCAGACAGCGCATGCTGGAGCACCAGTGCAGCCGCAACCGAGAAGACGAACACCGGCGTGTGATGCACAGCAAGCGCATAAATGTCATGCTTGCCACTTTGGTGGCTGCATTTGCTGTGTGCTGGCTGCCATTAAATGCCTTTAATGTGGTGGCGGACTGGCACCAGGAGGCGCTGCCTGTGTGTTACCACAATCTGCTGTTTTCACTCTGCCATCTGCTGGCCATGAGCTCCACCTGCGTCAACCCCGTCATCTATGGATTCCTCAACAGCAACTTCCGCAAGGATGTGGCATCAGTGGTGCTACACTGCCATTTTCAGCCACTCGAGGACAGCTATGAACACTTTCCGATGTCCACAATTAACACTGATGTGTCACGGACATCTTTTAGACTCAGAAACAATTCAGTGTAATTTGGCTAATTGCTTAATGTTAATTAATCTTAACATCAAAACCAGTCAACATTAAACAACATTGAATGTTCCACTCCAGTGCCAAAACTTTCACACAGATGCCAGCCCTAGACTAGCTATTGTAACCCACatgacaaaaaatattttctggTATTTTCTGGTTCAAATTTATGGTAAATATGTTGTAAAAATCAAACTGAAAATATATTTGGTATACAAACATACATTACAAAATGAACTTCAAGAGGCAAGAAAATACATTTccaatcttaaaaatatattttggacaatataattatatttaggaCAAATAATTCAATggatacactaccagttaaaagtttttgaacagtacgatgtttttcaaagaattatcttctgctcaccaag from Garra rufa chromosome 21, GarRuf1.0, whole genome shotgun sequence includes:
- the npy4r gene encoding neuropeptide Y receptor type 4 codes for the protein MSSALFDMPWWQALLNSTLSLNQSNSSLFLLDVPCWQSSAMTLTLVLCYCLVLILGLLGNILLICIIMHQRDPPNVTSILIANLSVSDILVSVFCLPFTVVYTLMDHWIFGALLCRLMPFVQCVSVTVSVLSLVLIALERHQLILHPSGWKPSVPQAYIAVLIVWLLACVTSLPFLAFHLLSSEPYSLLPAPLSQLQACLEVWPSQQHKLAYTTSLLLFQYCCPLLLMLLCYLRIFLRLRRRQRMLEHQCSRNREDEHRRVMHSKRINVMLATLVAAFAVCWLPLNAFNVVADWHQEALPVCYHNLLFSLCHLLAMSSTCVNPVIYGFLNSNFRKDVASVVLHCHFQPLEDSYEHFPMSTINTDVSRTSFRLRNNSV